One window from the genome of Bdellovibrio sp. NC01 encodes:
- the metH gene encoding methionine synthase, giving the protein MMKNPVLIELEDLLKKRLMFLDGAMGTMVQLHKLSEADYRGERFKNHGKDLKGNNDLLVITKPEVIYDIHYKYLEAGADIIETNTFNGTRIAQADYGLEDLTYELNVEAAKLAKKACHDYQAKTGKRCYVAGAIGPTNKTASLSPDVNNPGYRATSFDELKAAYKEQILGLLEGGVDILLPETIFDTLNAKAALFAISEVEEERKQKYPLMISVTITDLSGRTLSGQTVEAFWNSVRHSKPLSVGINCALGAKEMHPYIRELARVSDCYVSCYPNAGLPNPLSPTGYDETPESLAYQLGLMAEEGIVNVLGGCCGTTPNHIKTVAETLKQKAVRPKPTNLAPMMKLSGLEPFNLSQEKVRNFVMIGERTNVTGSPKFAKLIKEDKYDEALEVARSQVNTGANILDVNFDEGMIDGPAAMTRFLNLLAAEPDVSKVPVMVDSSKWSVLEAGLKCLQGKAIVNSISLKEGEAEFLRQARLIQRYGAAVVVMAFDEQGQAATKADKIRICTRAYKLLTEKLDFDPSDIIFDPNILTVATGMDEHNNYAVDFIEAVSEIKALCPHVYTSGGVSNLSFSFRGNNKVREAIHAVFLYHAVKAGLDMGIVNAGMLEIYEEVEPALRKLAEAVVLNSSPKAAEDLLKEAEKYKAEKGSDKHVVNEDWRHLPLQERITHALVKGIDAHIVEDAEEARQQLGRPLNVIEGPLMNGMKVVGELFGSGKMFLPQVVKSARVMKKAVAHLEPFMEEEKKTRTGLQSQGTMVIATVKGDVHDIGKNIVSVVMACNGYKVVDLGVMVPVQNIVKAARENEADLIGLSGLITPSLEEMAFNLGEFQREGITVPVLIGGATTSKVHTAVKLAPHYEGVVGHVADASLVVEVGNKLLSPNSKESYAKEVKTLNANLKEQYEASLNSGKQISLEEARAKKYSCDWQKADIAKPQKTGIIEFAPTVAELRDYIDWGPFFWAWEMKGLYPKIFESEKYGVEARKLFDDAQALLDMLIKQDRLKPKSLVGIFKAHSENEEVHVYSQDKKLLERLHFDRQQREKVVNNGIHYSLADFIAPKECQREDHIGLFVVTAGDEVDVIAKEYEAQYDDYNSILMKAVGDRLAEALAEWTHKKVRALFGISENLTNEDLIAEKYRGIRPAPGYPACPNHSEKKKIWNLLDAEKRTGVSLTENYAMTPPASVSGYYFMHDGAKYFAI; this is encoded by the coding sequence ATGATGAAAAATCCGGTTCTTATTGAACTTGAAGATCTATTGAAGAAACGCTTGATGTTTTTGGATGGCGCGATGGGCACCATGGTGCAACTCCATAAACTTAGTGAAGCCGATTATCGTGGGGAGCGCTTTAAAAATCATGGGAAGGATTTAAAGGGCAATAACGATCTTCTAGTCATTACGAAGCCTGAAGTTATTTACGATATTCATTATAAGTATCTTGAAGCCGGTGCTGATATTATTGAAACCAACACTTTCAATGGTACGCGAATCGCGCAAGCCGATTACGGCTTAGAAGATCTGACTTATGAACTGAATGTTGAAGCAGCAAAATTAGCAAAAAAAGCCTGCCATGATTATCAAGCAAAAACCGGAAAGCGCTGTTATGTCGCAGGCGCAATTGGGCCTACGAACAAAACAGCTTCCTTAAGTCCTGATGTGAATAATCCCGGCTACCGCGCCACAAGTTTTGACGAACTTAAAGCGGCCTATAAAGAACAGATCTTGGGTTTGCTAGAAGGTGGCGTTGATATTCTTTTGCCTGAAACAATCTTTGATACGCTCAACGCCAAGGCCGCTTTGTTTGCAATTTCGGAAGTGGAAGAAGAGCGCAAACAAAAATATCCACTGATGATTTCAGTAACAATCACGGATCTTTCAGGTCGAACTCTTTCAGGACAAACGGTCGAAGCGTTCTGGAATTCAGTCAGACATTCAAAGCCTTTGAGCGTTGGTATTAACTGCGCACTCGGTGCCAAAGAAATGCATCCCTATATCAGAGAACTCGCTCGCGTGTCTGATTGTTACGTGTCGTGCTACCCAAATGCCGGTTTACCAAATCCATTAAGTCCAACGGGGTACGATGAAACTCCAGAGTCGCTAGCGTATCAATTAGGTTTGATGGCGGAAGAGGGGATCGTGAATGTTCTTGGTGGTTGTTGTGGAACAACACCGAATCACATCAAAACCGTCGCTGAAACTTTGAAACAAAAAGCGGTTCGTCCTAAGCCAACAAATTTAGCCCCCATGATGAAGTTGAGTGGTCTTGAACCGTTCAATCTTTCGCAAGAAAAAGTTAGAAACTTTGTGATGATCGGGGAGCGTACGAACGTCACGGGCTCGCCAAAATTTGCGAAACTTATTAAAGAAGACAAATACGACGAGGCCTTGGAAGTCGCGCGTAGCCAAGTTAATACTGGCGCCAACATTCTTGACGTGAACTTCGACGAAGGCATGATTGATGGGCCAGCCGCCATGACAAGATTCCTAAATCTTCTTGCGGCAGAACCAGACGTTTCTAAAGTTCCCGTGATGGTGGACTCATCAAAATGGTCAGTTCTTGAAGCGGGGCTGAAGTGTTTGCAAGGTAAAGCGATTGTAAATTCAATCTCTTTAAAAGAAGGCGAGGCGGAGTTCTTAAGACAAGCTCGCTTGATTCAGCGCTATGGTGCGGCTGTGGTTGTGATGGCTTTCGATGAACAAGGTCAGGCCGCAACGAAAGCTGATAAAATCCGTATTTGCACACGGGCCTATAAGCTACTTACTGAAAAATTAGATTTTGATCCATCTGATATTATCTTTGATCCAAACATTCTAACGGTTGCGACCGGCATGGATGAGCATAACAATTATGCGGTCGATTTCATTGAAGCTGTGAGTGAAATTAAAGCTCTGTGCCCGCACGTTTATACATCGGGTGGTGTTTCAAATTTAAGTTTCAGTTTCCGTGGAAATAATAAAGTGCGTGAAGCGATTCACGCGGTCTTCCTTTATCATGCCGTGAAAGCGGGCCTGGATATGGGGATCGTGAATGCCGGCATGCTTGAAATTTACGAAGAGGTTGAGCCCGCACTTCGTAAATTGGCAGAAGCCGTGGTTTTGAATTCGTCACCGAAAGCCGCTGAAGATCTTTTAAAAGAGGCAGAAAAATATAAAGCCGAAAAAGGCAGTGATAAACATGTCGTTAATGAAGATTGGCGTCATCTTCCGCTGCAAGAGCGTATTACTCATGCGCTAGTTAAAGGCATTGATGCCCACATTGTCGAAGATGCTGAAGAGGCCCGTCAACAATTAGGCCGCCCTTTAAATGTCATCGAAGGCCCATTGATGAACGGCATGAAAGTCGTCGGTGAGCTTTTTGGTTCAGGAAAAATGTTCCTTCCCCAAGTGGTAAAAAGTGCGCGCGTGATGAAAAAAGCCGTGGCCCATCTTGAGCCTTTCATGGAAGAAGAAAAGAAAACTCGCACCGGACTTCAAAGCCAGGGCACAATGGTGATCGCAACTGTGAAGGGCGACGTTCACGACATTGGTAAAAACATCGTATCTGTCGTCATGGCCTGCAACGGTTATAAAGTCGTCGATTTGGGCGTGATGGTCCCTGTGCAAAATATCGTGAAGGCTGCCCGCGAAAATGAAGCAGACCTTATCGGTTTGAGTGGTTTGATCACTCCGTCACTTGAAGAAATGGCATTTAATCTTGGTGAATTCCAACGTGAAGGTATCACCGTACCCGTACTTATTGGTGGGGCTACGACGAGTAAGGTTCATACTGCGGTGAAGCTGGCGCCTCACTATGAAGGTGTCGTTGGGCACGTTGCCGATGCGTCGCTTGTGGTGGAAGTTGGTAACAAACTTTTAAGTCCTAATTCAAAAGAGTCTTACGCAAAAGAAGTTAAGACTTTGAATGCCAACTTAAAAGAACAATACGAAGCATCTCTTAATTCTGGAAAACAGATTTCGTTGGAAGAAGCGCGCGCTAAAAAATATAGCTGCGACTGGCAAAAAGCGGATATCGCTAAACCGCAAAAGACGGGGATCATTGAATTTGCTCCAACCGTTGCGGAATTACGCGATTATATCGACTGGGGCCCGTTCTTCTGGGCGTGGGAGATGAAAGGTCTTTATCCGAAGATCTTTGAATCAGAAAAATACGGTGTCGAAGCACGTAAACTCTTCGACGATGCGCAAGCGTTGCTTGATATGTTGATTAAACAAGATCGTCTTAAGCCGAAATCGCTCGTTGGGATTTTCAAGGCGCATTCGGAAAATGAAGAAGTGCATGTTTATTCGCAAGACAAAAAGCTTTTAGAAAGACTGCATTTCGATCGCCAGCAACGTGAAAAAGTCGTGAATAACGGCATTCATTATTCACTAGCAGATTTTATCGCGCCGAAAGAGTGTCAACGCGAAGACCATATCGGTTTGTTCGTGGTCACGGCAGGTGATGAAGTTGATGTCATTGCTAAAGAATATGAAGCGCAATACGACGATTACAATTCGATCTTGATGAAGGCCGTGGGTGACCGTTTGGCTGAAGCCTTGGCTGAGTGGACACATAAAAAAGTCCGTGCTTTGTTTGGTATCTCTGAAAATCTAACGAACGAAGATTTGATTGCAGAAAAATACCGTGGCATTCGTCCAGCCCCTGGTTATCCAGCGTGCCCGAACCACAGTGAAAAGAAAAAAATCTGGAATCTACTGGATGCCGAAAAAAGAACGGGTGTGTCTTTAACTGAAAACTACGCGATGACTCCGCCAGCAAGTGTATCTGGATACTACTTCATGCACGACGGAGCCAAGTACTTCGCGATTTAA
- the cysK gene encoding cysteine synthase A yields the protein MKIYADITKTVGQTPLVEMQRIGKGLPGRLLLKLEFFNPLGSVKDRIGLAMIEEAELTGKLKPGMEIIEPTSGNTGIALAFVAAARGYSLTLTMPETMSQERRTLLLLLGAKIVLTPGPLGMKGAVAKALELTEKNKNAWMPSQFDNAANPAVHKETTALEIWRDTDGQVDMVISGVGTSGTITGVGQVLKAKKPSVKMIAVEPVESPVLSGGKPGPHKIQGIGAGFIPSVMDTKIVDGIEQVSSEESLKMAREVIKKEGIPVGISSGAAITAGLRQAAKEENRGKNIVVIVPSYTERYLSTLLAEQERAEAQQLQVSQVDESYLAKIKHG from the coding sequence ATGAAAATCTATGCGGATATCACAAAGACAGTGGGCCAAACTCCTCTCGTAGAGATGCAAAGAATCGGGAAGGGCTTGCCAGGAAGACTATTGTTGAAACTCGAGTTTTTTAATCCGCTAGGATCTGTTAAAGATCGCATCGGTCTTGCGATGATTGAAGAAGCAGAATTGACGGGTAAATTAAAACCAGGAATGGAAATCATCGAACCAACGAGCGGTAATACAGGGATCGCACTGGCTTTCGTCGCAGCTGCACGAGGTTATTCACTAACGCTAACGATGCCTGAAACAATGTCGCAAGAAAGAAGAACGTTGTTACTTCTTTTGGGCGCGAAAATTGTTCTGACTCCAGGCCCATTGGGTATGAAGGGTGCAGTTGCAAAAGCACTTGAACTGACAGAGAAAAATAAAAATGCATGGATGCCGTCACAATTCGACAACGCGGCAAACCCTGCAGTTCACAAAGAAACAACAGCACTTGAAATCTGGCGCGACACTGACGGGCAAGTCGATATGGTGATCAGCGGTGTTGGTACGTCGGGGACGATCACAGGTGTTGGCCAAGTTTTAAAAGCAAAAAAACCGTCAGTAAAAATGATCGCGGTTGAACCTGTGGAAAGCCCGGTGTTGTCGGGTGGTAAACCAGGCCCTCACAAAATTCAAGGTATCGGTGCAGGCTTCATTCCGTCAGTGATGGATACAAAAATCGTTGATGGCATCGAGCAAGTATCTTCTGAAGAGTCATTGAAAATGGCGCGTGAAGTAATCAAAAAAGAAGGCATTCCAGTAGGGATTTCTTCAGGTGCTGCGATCACGGCAGGTCTTCGCCAGGCTGCAAAAGAAGAAAATCGCGGTAAAAATATCGTGGTCATCGTACCAAGTTATACAGAACGTTATCTTTCAACGTTGCTTGCAGAACAAGAGCGCGCGGAAGCTCAACAGCTTCAAGTGTCTCAGGTCGATGAATCATATTTGGCAAAAATTAAACACGGATAA
- a CDS encoding endonuclease/exonuclease/phosphatase family protein — protein sequence MKIGEAEKSPLILQPELNVFVWNVYKGQKAHLFENDFKKYGSGKDFILLQEALVDNKMPLLWKQDFSSYEWHLAQSFHYKKDLSSTGVAIGSKHTPTTVDFIRSKAREFFWLTPKLTLFSEYDFEGRKVLFVCTHVLNFVTTAAFSESLYEIAQKISLFEGPVVLAGDFNTWNFKRYMIMKSIFRDLGMEHLDLENDGRLLKLDHVFVRGLDVLKAEVHHTALGSDHLPLEIKLKL from the coding sequence ATGAAGATTGGGGAGGCGGAGAAATCTCCGCTCATCCTACAGCCTGAATTAAATGTCTTTGTGTGGAACGTGTATAAGGGACAAAAAGCTCATCTGTTTGAAAACGATTTTAAAAAGTATGGTAGCGGCAAGGACTTTATTCTTTTGCAAGAAGCCCTTGTCGATAACAAGATGCCGCTATTGTGGAAGCAAGATTTCTCAAGTTACGAGTGGCATCTCGCTCAAAGCTTTCACTATAAAAAAGATCTTTCTAGTACCGGTGTTGCGATTGGCTCAAAACATACTCCAACAACGGTTGATTTCATTCGTTCTAAGGCGCGCGAGTTTTTCTGGCTTACGCCAAAATTAACTTTATTCAGTGAGTACGATTTTGAAGGCCGTAAAGTTTTATTCGTGTGCACGCACGTATTGAATTTTGTAACGACTGCGGCGTTTTCTGAATCGCTATATGAAATCGCGCAAAAAATTTCACTCTTTGAAGGGCCGGTGGTATTGGCTGGTGATTTCAATACGTGGAATTTTAAACGCTATATGATTATGAAGAGCATCTTCCGTGATTTAGGGATGGAACATTTAGATTTAGAAAATGACGGCAGACTTTTAAAATTGGATCACGTGTTTGTACGGGGCCTTGATGTTTTAAAGGCAGAAGTCCATCACACTGCTTTGGGATCAGATCATTTGCCTTTAGAAATTAAATTGAAACTTTAA